In a single window of the Sphingosinicella microcystinivorans genome:
- the rsmH gene encoding 16S rRNA (cytosine(1402)-N(4))-methyltransferase RsmH, whose amino-acid sequence MTAAPHIPVLLDAVLAGISPIPGARVVDGTFGAGGYTKAVLAAGAAHVYAFDRDPAAVAGGAALAVANADRLTLIGERFSLMDRALAARGVSTVDAIMLDIGVSSMQIDQAARGFSFQADGPLDMRMSGEGPSAADLVNTMDEAALADILYRYGEEPRSRRVAGHIVAARPIARTGELAAVVRKALGHRPGAPKDPATRTFQALRIAVNDELGELDAGLRAAERLLRPGGRLAVVSFHSLEDRAVKRFLRTRSGGDPQGSRHLPEARIGGSAPTFRAAKAVRPDAAEIAANPRARSATLRIGTRTDAPAWKDDA is encoded by the coding sequence ATGACGGCCGCGCCCCACATCCCCGTGCTTCTGGACGCCGTGCTTGCCGGGATTTCCCCGATCCCCGGCGCGCGCGTCGTCGACGGCACGTTCGGCGCCGGCGGCTACACGAAGGCGGTGCTCGCGGCGGGCGCGGCGCATGTCTATGCGTTCGACCGCGATCCGGCCGCTGTCGCGGGCGGCGCGGCGCTCGCGGTCGCCAATGCGGACCGGCTGACGCTGATCGGCGAACGCTTCTCGCTGATGGACCGCGCGCTCGCGGCGCGCGGCGTTTCGACCGTGGACGCCATCATGCTCGACATCGGCGTCTCGTCGATGCAGATCGACCAGGCGGCGCGGGGCTTCTCGTTCCAGGCCGACGGCCCGCTCGACATGCGCATGTCGGGCGAGGGGCCGAGTGCCGCGGACCTCGTGAACACGATGGACGAGGCGGCGCTTGCCGACATCCTCTACCGCTACGGCGAGGAGCCGCGCTCCCGCCGCGTCGCGGGCCACATCGTGGCGGCGCGGCCGATCGCGCGGACGGGCGAACTCGCCGCCGTCGTCCGCAAGGCGCTCGGGCACCGGCCGGGCGCGCCCAAGGACCCGGCGACGCGCACGTTCCAGGCGCTGCGCATCGCGGTGAACGACGAACTCGGCGAGCTCGACGCGGGCCTGCGCGCCGCCGAACGCCTGCTGCGGCCGGGCGGACGGCTCGCCGTAGTGAGTTTCCACAGTCTCGAGGACAGGGCGGTGAAGCGCTTCCTGCGCACGCGCAGCGGGGGAGACCCGCAGGGCTCGCGCCACCTGCCCGAGGCGCGGATCGGGGGGTCCGCGCCGACTTTCCGGGCGGCGAAGGCCGTCCGTCCCGACGCGGCGGAGATCGCCGCGAACCCGCGCGCCCGCTCGGCGACACTTCGCATCGGCACGCGCACCGATGCCCCCGCATGGAAGGATGACGCATGA
- a CDS encoding peptidoglycan D,D-transpeptidase FtsI family protein: MIGIMLFTALVGIIGLRLADLSLTGSGSAVAATRPVAFAPPRADIVDRNGADLATTFDAFALAVRPHAVVGDPEVLARRIAKILGRPSALPIYKEVTHHGKYRYIQRRILPAEAKAINAIGEPGLVLEREQERIYPNQFLAAHVIGYTNVDGIGQAGMERAYQDRLTDPGMRDKPLELAIDARVQHAVESELQAAMARHSAIGASGVVMDVHTGEVLALASLPELNPNKAGAVTPEALFNRATMGVYELGSTFKAITMGMALDTGVVTSMAQKYDATHPLQMGRFRIRDDHPKARWMTIPEIFMYSSNIGTAQIAQQIGSARQQEFLKELGFLEPAEIELKERGRTLYPVHWGELATMTVSYGHGIAVTPLHLASAYAALVNGGVWRPATLLKVQGGGVGKGRRVFSEEASRTMRAMLRLVVTHGTGKQAEAPGYRVGGKTGTAEKPDGGRYNRNAMVTTFAGVFPMDDPKYVVVAMLDEPKGTKETYGFRGAGWNAAPVVSKVVSRIAPVLGVAPSDVRDVDLNPLLAHVQGKQPTG; encoded by the coding sequence ATGATCGGCATCATGCTGTTCACCGCGCTGGTGGGCATCATCGGGCTCCGGCTCGCCGACCTTTCGCTCACGGGTTCGGGAAGCGCGGTCGCGGCGACGCGGCCGGTCGCGTTCGCGCCGCCGCGCGCCGACATCGTGGACCGCAACGGGGCCGACCTCGCCACCACCTTCGACGCCTTCGCGCTCGCGGTGCGGCCGCACGCGGTGGTGGGCGATCCCGAGGTGCTGGCGCGCCGGATCGCGAAGATTCTCGGCCGCCCGAGCGCGCTGCCGATCTACAAGGAAGTCACCCACCACGGCAAATACCGCTACATCCAGCGGCGCATCCTTCCCGCCGAGGCGAAGGCGATCAACGCCATCGGCGAGCCGGGGCTGGTGCTGGAGCGCGAGCAGGAGCGCATCTACCCCAACCAGTTCCTCGCCGCGCACGTCATCGGCTACACCAACGTCGACGGGATCGGGCAGGCGGGCATGGAGCGCGCCTATCAGGACCGGCTGACCGACCCCGGGATGCGCGACAAGCCGCTCGAACTCGCCATCGACGCGCGCGTGCAGCACGCGGTGGAAAGCGAGCTTCAGGCCGCGATGGCGAGGCACAGCGCCATCGGCGCGTCGGGCGTGGTGATGGACGTGCACACGGGCGAGGTGCTGGCGCTCGCCTCGCTTCCCGAGCTCAATCCGAACAAGGCGGGCGCCGTCACCCCCGAGGCGCTCTTCAACCGCGCGACGATGGGCGTCTACGAACTCGGATCGACGTTCAAGGCGATCACGATGGGCATGGCGCTCGATACCGGCGTCGTCACCTCGATGGCGCAGAAGTACGACGCGACGCACCCCTTGCAGATGGGGCGCTTCCGCATCCGCGACGACCATCCCAAGGCGCGCTGGATGACGATTCCCGAGATCTTCATGTACTCCTCGAACATCGGCACCGCGCAGATCGCGCAGCAGATCGGCTCCGCGCGGCAGCAGGAATTCCTGAAGGAACTGGGGTTCCTGGAACCCGCCGAGATCGAACTCAAGGAGCGTGGACGCACGCTCTATCCGGTACACTGGGGCGAACTTGCGACGATGACCGTCAGCTACGGCCACGGCATCGCGGTCACGCCCCTCCATCTTGCCAGTGCCTATGCGGCACTCGTCAACGGCGGCGTCTGGAGGCCCGCCACGCTTCTGAAGGTTCAAGGCGGAGGGGTCGGGAAGGGCCGCCGTGTCTTCAGCGAGGAAGCGTCGCGGACAATGCGGGCAATGCTGCGTCTCGTGGTGACGCATGGCACTGGCAAGCAGGCCGAAGCACCCGGTTATCGGGTGGGCGGCAAGACCGGCACGGCGGAGAAGCCGGACGGCGGCCGCTACAACCGCAACGCGATGGTGACGACCTTCGCCGGGGTGTTCCCGATGGACGACCCGAAGTATGTCGTCGTCGCCATGCTCGACGAGCCGAAGGGCACCAAGGAGACCTACGGTTTCCGCGGCGCGGGCTGGAACGCCGCGCCGGTCGTCTCGAAGGTCGTCAGCCGCATCGCGCCCGTGCTCGGCGTCGCGCCGAGCGACGTGCGCGACGTCGATCTCAACCCCCTCCTGGCGCATGTCCAGGGCAAGCAGCCGACCGGATAG
- a CDS encoding UDP-N-acetylmuramoyl-L-alanyl-D-glutamate--2,6-diaminopimelate ligase: MRLKDFADSGSDAIVTGFAIDHRKVAPGTIFGAFRGTRFNGEDFIAEAVKFGAVAVVARPDAKVEGALHIADAEPRRRFAALAAKFFAPFPATTVAVTGTNGKTSTAELTRQLWRMAGHVSASIGTLGVTTADDQVSTGLTTPDVVTFLSNMAGLAREGVTHASFEASSHGLAQYRTEGLPVRAGAFTNLSRDHLDYHETMEAYLEAKLRLFTEVTDGDGTAVIWADDPVSERVIGVARSRGLKVLTVGTKGETLRLVSRTPNQLGQTLMIEVDGTTRKVELPLIGAYQAANALVAAGLVIATGGDAATTLGHLSRLVPVRGRLERAALTRAGAPIYVDYAHTPDAIRAAIEALRPHAKERLHIVFGAGGDRDKGKRPEMGRVATDLADAVYVTDDNPRSEDPATIRAEIMAAAPGATEIGDRRSAIAAAIAAAGAGDIVLIAGKGHEQGQIVGDRILPFDDVAVARECAA, translated from the coding sequence ATGCGCCTCAAGGATTTCGCGGACAGCGGCAGCGATGCGATCGTCACGGGCTTCGCGATCGACCACAGGAAGGTCGCGCCCGGCACGATCTTCGGCGCGTTCCGCGGCACGCGCTTCAACGGCGAGGATTTCATCGCTGAGGCGGTGAAGTTCGGCGCGGTGGCGGTGGTCGCCCGGCCGGACGCGAAGGTCGAGGGCGCGCTCCACATCGCGGACGCCGAGCCGCGCCGCCGCTTCGCGGCGCTGGCGGCGAAGTTCTTCGCGCCGTTCCCGGCGACGACGGTCGCGGTGACGGGCACCAACGGCAAGACCTCGACGGCGGAGCTGACGCGCCAGCTCTGGCGCATGGCGGGGCATGTGTCGGCGTCGATCGGCACGCTCGGCGTCACCACGGCCGACGACCAGGTCTCCACCGGCCTCACCACGCCCGACGTGGTGACGTTCCTGTCGAACATGGCGGGGCTGGCGCGCGAGGGGGTGACGCACGCGAGCTTCGAGGCGTCGAGCCACGGCCTCGCGCAGTACCGCACGGAGGGCCTGCCGGTCCGCGCCGGGGCGTTCACGAACCTCAGCCGCGATCATCTCGACTACCACGAGACGATGGAGGCCTATCTCGAGGCGAAACTGCGGCTGTTCACCGAGGTCACGGACGGCGACGGGACTGCGGTGATCTGGGCCGACGACCCGGTTTCGGAGCGCGTGATCGGCGTGGCCCGGTCGCGCGGGCTCAAGGTGCTGACGGTCGGCACGAAGGGCGAGACGCTGCGCCTCGTCTCGCGCACGCCGAACCAGCTCGGCCAGACGCTGATGATCGAAGTGGACGGTACGACGCGGAAGGTCGAGCTGCCGCTGATCGGCGCCTATCAGGCGGCGAACGCGCTGGTCGCGGCGGGGCTGGTGATCGCGACCGGCGGCGACGCGGCAACGACGCTCGGGCATCTGTCGCGGCTGGTGCCCGTGAGAGGCCGGCTGGAGCGCGCGGCGCTGACGCGCGCGGGCGCGCCGATCTACGTCGACTACGCGCACACGCCGGACGCGATCCGCGCCGCGATCGAGGCGCTGCGCCCGCACGCGAAGGAGCGCCTGCATATCGTGTTCGGCGCGGGCGGCGACCGCGACAAGGGCAAGCGGCCGGAGATGGGCAGGGTCGCTACCGACCTCGCCGACGCCGTTTACGTGACCGACGACAATCCGCGCTCCGAGGACCCGGCGACGATCCGCGCCGAGATCATGGCGGCGGCGCCGGGCGCGACCGAGATCGGGGACAGGCGCAGCGCCATCGCGGCGGCGATCGCGGCGGCGGGCGCGGGCGACATCGTGCTCATCGCGGGCAAGGGGCATGAGCAGGGACAGATCGTCGGAGACCGCATCCTGCCGTTCGACGATGTCGCGGTCGCGCGCGAGTGCGCGGCATGA
- a CDS encoding UDP-N-acetylmuramoyl-tripeptide--D-alanyl-D-alanine ligase: MSLWTAAEIADATGGTTHGDFSTEGVTFDSREVIGGELFVAMKGETTDGHRFVESAHEKGAAGFLVSEDCAYPHVRVADGFAALQALGRAGRERVGAMIVGVTGSVGKTSVKEALRHAFQEIEPEHTHWSVKSYNNHTGVPLSLARMPGDTRLAVFEMGMNHAGELAALTRLVRPHVAVVTWVTSAHLAFFDSEEAIADAKGEIFEGLEPGGVAVLPFDSAHYARLRAKAERHAARILSFGSGAGADVRALQSASDADGSTVIADVAGNRVAYRVPLPGAHWIANSLAVLAAAHAAGVDLAAAALGLSQMQGLEGRGAQYRIAAKGGEALLIDESYNANPASMAASLAVLGAAKASRRIVVLGPMRELGDASERLHAGLAPHVSAAKVDVAVLVGDETIPLADALPREIAVVRVSDAAGARAALSDIIAAGDAILLKASNSVGLGRVAGALRGIN; the protein is encoded by the coding sequence ATGAGCTTGTGGACGGCGGCCGAGATCGCGGACGCCACCGGCGGCACCACGCACGGCGACTTCTCCACCGAGGGGGTGACGTTCGATTCGCGCGAGGTCATCGGCGGCGAGCTGTTCGTCGCGATGAAGGGCGAGACGACGGACGGCCACCGCTTCGTTGAAAGCGCGCACGAGAAGGGCGCGGCCGGATTCCTCGTCAGCGAGGATTGCGCGTATCCGCATGTGCGCGTGGCCGACGGGTTCGCGGCGTTGCAGGCGCTCGGACGCGCGGGGCGCGAACGGGTGGGCGCCATGATCGTGGGCGTCACCGGCAGCGTCGGCAAGACGAGCGTGAAGGAAGCGCTGCGCCATGCGTTCCAGGAGATCGAGCCCGAGCACACGCACTGGTCGGTGAAGAGCTACAACAACCACACCGGCGTCCCGCTCAGCCTCGCGCGGATGCCGGGGGACACGCGGCTCGCCGTGTTCGAGATGGGCATGAACCACGCGGGCGAACTCGCGGCGCTCACGCGGCTGGTGCGGCCGCACGTCGCCGTGGTGACGTGGGTCACGTCCGCGCACCTCGCTTTCTTCGACAGCGAGGAGGCCATCGCCGACGCCAAGGGCGAGATCTTCGAAGGGCTGGAGCCGGGCGGGGTCGCCGTGCTGCCGTTCGACAGCGCCCACTACGCCCGTTTGCGCGCGAAGGCGGAGCGGCACGCGGCGCGCATCCTCAGCTTCGGCAGCGGCGCGGGCGCCGACGTGCGTGCGCTCCAGTCGGCGAGCGATGCGGATGGTTCGACGGTGATCGCCGATGTCGCGGGAAACCGGGTCGCGTACCGGGTGCCGCTTCCCGGCGCGCACTGGATCGCGAACAGCCTCGCCGTGCTCGCGGCGGCGCACGCGGCGGGCGTCGATCTCGCCGCCGCGGCGCTCGGCCTGTCGCAGATGCAGGGTTTGGAAGGGCGCGGCGCGCAGTACCGGATCGCCGCGAAGGGCGGCGAGGCGCTGCTGATCGACGAGAGCTACAACGCCAACCCGGCCTCGATGGCGGCCTCGCTCGCCGTGCTCGGCGCCGCGAAGGCTTCGCGCCGCATCGTCGTGCTCGGGCCGATGCGCGAACTCGGCGATGCGAGCGAACGGCTGCACGCGGGCCTCGCGCCGCACGTCAGCGCGGCGAAAGTCGACGTGGCGGTGCTGGTGGGCGACGAAACGATTCCTCTCGCCGATGCGCTCCCTCGCGAAATCGCGGTGGTTCGCGTAAGCGACGCCGCCGGTGCCCGCGCGGCGCTTTCGGACATCATCGCCGCCGGCGACGCCATCCTGCTCAAGGCTTCGAACAGCGTCGGGCTCGGGCGGGTCGCCGGTGCGCTGCGGGGGATCAACTGA
- the mraY gene encoding phospho-N-acetylmuramoyl-pentapeptide-transferase has protein sequence MLYILAEALDFPGILNLFRYITFRSGAAVITALAIGLVIGPRMIDWLRVKQGKGQPIREDGPASHLLTKRGTPTMGGLMILISLTVSTLLWMNLENPFVWACLFVTLGFGVIGFSDDYSKVSKGSHKGVSGRTRLLLEFIITGIACWAITDVTDTRLFFPFTNFGLNLGPFYILFAAFIVTGFGNAVNLTDGLDGLATMPVIIAALTFALIAYLVGNIRFSDYLGIVFVNGAGDLTVFLGALIGACLAFLWYNAPPAAVFMGDTGSLALGGALGSVAVVTNHEIVLILVGGLFVLETVSVIVQVASFKLTGKRVFKMAPIHHHFEQLGWPESTVVIRFWIVSIVLALAGLATLKLR, from the coding sequence ATGCTCTATATTCTTGCAGAAGCGCTCGACTTCCCCGGCATCCTGAACCTGTTCCGCTACATCACGTTCCGGTCGGGCGCGGCGGTGATCACCGCGCTCGCGATCGGCCTCGTCATCGGGCCGCGCATGATCGACTGGCTGCGCGTGAAGCAGGGCAAGGGCCAGCCGATCCGCGAGGACGGGCCTGCGAGCCATCTCCTGACCAAGCGCGGCACGCCGACGATGGGCGGGCTGATGATCCTCATCTCGCTCACCGTCTCGACATTGCTGTGGATGAACCTCGAGAACCCGTTCGTGTGGGCCTGCCTGTTCGTGACGCTGGGTTTCGGCGTGATCGGGTTTTCGGACGATTATTCCAAGGTCTCCAAGGGCAGCCACAAGGGCGTTTCCGGGCGCACGCGGCTGCTGCTCGAATTCATCATCACGGGCATCGCCTGCTGGGCGATCACCGACGTGACGGACACGCGGCTGTTCTTCCCGTTCACGAACTTCGGCCTCAACCTCGGGCCGTTCTACATCCTGTTCGCGGCCTTCATCGTCACCGGCTTCGGCAACGCCGTGAACCTGACGGACGGCCTCGACGGCCTCGCGACCATGCCGGTCATCATCGCCGCGCTCACCTTCGCGCTCATCGCCTATCTCGTCGGCAACATCCGGTTTTCCGATTATCTCGGCATCGTTTTCGTGAACGGCGCGGGCGATCTCACCGTGTTCCTCGGCGCGCTGATCGGCGCCTGCCTCGCCTTCCTCTGGTACAACGCGCCGCCCGCCGCCGTGTTCATGGGCGACACCGGCAGCCTCGCGCTCGGCGGGGCGCTCGGGTCGGTCGCGGTCGTCACCAACCATGAAATCGTGCTGATCCTCGTCGGCGGGCTTTTCGTGCTGGAAACCGTCTCGGTGATCGTGCAGGTGGCGAGCTTCAAGCTCACCGGCAAACGCGTCTTCAAGATGGCTCCCATCCACCACCATTTCGAACAGCTCGGCTGGCCCGAATCGACCGTGGTCATCCGCTTCTGGATCGTCTCCATCGTGCTGGCGCTCGCCGGCCTTGCCACGCTGAAGCTCAGATGA
- the murD gene encoding UDP-N-acetylmuramoyl-L-alanine--D-glutamate ligase — protein MISARAFADKHYAVFGLARTGLSVVAALRAAGAAVTVWDDDARKRAAIEDTQVHVADLNTADLSAFDGIVVSPGVPLNTHPLAARAAAAGVAVLGDIELFAHARAELPPHKVVGITGTNGKSTTTALIHHILAHAGVPTTMGGNIGLPILSQEPLPEGGVYVLELSSFQIDLTQSLACDVAILTNITPDHLDRYDGMAGYAASKERLFDMQAEGAAAIFLSGDDYTAAIAKGRGGIPVSFDTVPAEGVSLVDGAAYIDGKALGSQADWPALAGPHNAENAVAAIAAARVLGLDADAIRAGLETYPGLPHRMERVAEMGGVLYVNDSKATNPTSTAPALAAYPAIHWIVGGRRKTDELDACMPYLGHVRAAYVIGEAETVYAHLLGAHIPVVRAGTVARATQLAAGAAKPGEVVLLSPACASYDQFRDFEQRGDAFKGAVQELGKA, from the coding sequence ATGATCAGCGCGCGCGCCTTCGCCGACAAGCATTATGCCGTCTTCGGCCTCGCCCGCACCGGGCTCAGCGTCGTCGCGGCCTTGCGGGCGGCGGGCGCGGCGGTGACGGTGTGGGACGACGACGCGAGAAAGCGCGCCGCCATCGAGGACACGCAGGTGCACGTCGCCGATCTCAATACGGCGGACCTTTCCGCCTTCGACGGCATCGTCGTGTCGCCGGGCGTGCCGCTCAACACGCATCCGCTCGCCGCGCGCGCAGCGGCGGCGGGCGTGGCGGTGCTGGGCGACATCGAGCTGTTCGCGCACGCGCGCGCCGAGCTTCCGCCGCACAAGGTTGTCGGCATCACCGGCACCAACGGCAAGTCGACGACGACGGCGCTCATCCACCACATCCTTGCGCACGCGGGCGTGCCGACGACGATGGGCGGCAACATCGGCCTGCCGATCCTGTCGCAGGAGCCATTGCCGGAGGGCGGAGTCTACGTGCTGGAACTGTCCTCGTTCCAGATCGACCTGACGCAGAGCCTCGCCTGCGACGTGGCGATCCTCACCAACATCACGCCGGATCATCTCGACCGCTACGACGGCATGGCGGGCTATGCCGCGTCGAAGGAACGCCTGTTCGACATGCAGGCCGAGGGCGCGGCGGCGATCTTCCTCTCCGGCGACGACTACACGGCGGCGATCGCGAAGGGGCGCGGCGGCATTCCGGTGTCCTTCGATACGGTTCCGGCCGAGGGCGTCTCGCTGGTGGACGGTGCCGCGTACATCGACGGCAAGGCGCTCGGCAGCCAGGCGGACTGGCCCGCGCTCGCCGGGCCGCACAACGCTGAGAACGCGGTCGCGGCCATCGCGGCGGCACGTGTGCTCGGCCTCGATGCCGATGCGATCCGGGCGGGCCTCGAAACCTATCCGGGCCTGCCGCACCGCATGGAGCGCGTCGCGGAGATGGGCGGCGTGCTCTACGTGAACGACAGCAAGGCGACGAACCCGACCTCGACCGCGCCCGCGCTCGCCGCCTATCCCGCGATCCACTGGATCGTCGGCGGGCGGCGCAAGACCGACGAGCTCGACGCCTGCATGCCGTATCTCGGCCACGTGCGCGCCGCCTACGTGATCGGCGAGGCGGAGACGGTCTACGCGCACCTGCTCGGCGCGCACATTCCCGTGGTGCGGGCGGGCACGGTCGCGCGCGCGACGCAGCTTGCCGCGGGCGCCGCGAAGCCGGGCGAGGTGGTGCTGCTGTCTCCCGCCTGCGCGTCCTACGACCAGTTCCGGGATTTCGAACAGCGCGGCGACGCCTTCAAGGGCGCAGTGCAGGAGCTCGGCAAGGCATGA
- a CDS encoding FtsW/RodA/SpoVE family cell cycle protein produces the protein MSTPLGRADKTLLGRWFWTIDRPLLALVLVLIGIGLIAVAAASPAAAHRYSGGSVRLDDMFYFKRQLFWVLLGVPVMLGVSMLTVPWAKRLSLIGTLAFIAALAAVPFFGVEANGAVRWLNLGGFQLQPSEFLKPLFAVTTAWVLASRFDDGDVPALSVSCGLLVLVVAFLVMQPDIGQSALFIGVWLVQAVLAGMSFAILGIVIVAGVAALVVAYLFVPHVTSRIDRFLTGDGDTYQIDKALDGFRAGGLFGAGPGEGQNKFSLPEPHTDYIFSVIGEEFGAIACAAIAVLFLAMIVRVLLQLLEEDDPFVFLGAAGLITQIGGQAMINIGVNLNLLPSKGMTLPFISHGGSSFLALSMGMGLLLALTRRNRFLKSSPYVPRGRTA, from the coding sequence ATGAGCACGCCCCTCGGACGCGCGGACAAGACGCTTCTCGGTCGCTGGTTCTGGACCATCGACCGTCCGCTGCTCGCGCTCGTGCTCGTGCTGATCGGCATCGGGCTGATCGCCGTGGCGGCCGCGTCGCCCGCGGCGGCGCACCGCTATTCGGGCGGCAGCGTCCGGCTCGACGACATGTTCTATTTCAAGCGGCAGCTCTTCTGGGTGCTGCTCGGCGTGCCGGTGATGCTCGGCGTCTCGATGCTGACGGTGCCGTGGGCGAAACGCCTGTCGCTGATCGGCACGCTGGCATTCATCGCCGCGCTCGCCGCCGTGCCGTTCTTCGGCGTGGAGGCGAACGGCGCGGTGCGCTGGCTCAATCTCGGCGGCTTCCAGTTGCAGCCGTCCGAATTCCTGAAGCCGCTGTTCGCCGTGACGACGGCGTGGGTGCTCGCCTCGCGCTTCGACGACGGCGACGTGCCCGCGCTCAGCGTCTCGTGCGGGCTGCTCGTGCTCGTCGTCGCCTTCCTCGTCATGCAGCCCGACATCGGCCAGTCGGCGCTGTTCATCGGCGTCTGGCTGGTGCAGGCCGTGCTGGCGGGCATGAGCTTCGCGATCCTCGGCATCGTGATCGTGGCGGGCGTCGCGGCGCTCGTCGTCGCGTACCTGTTCGTGCCGCACGTCACCAGCCGCATCGACCGCTTCCTCACCGGCGACGGCGACACCTACCAGATCGACAAGGCGCTCGACGGCTTCCGCGCGGGCGGGCTGTTCGGCGCCGGGCCGGGCGAGGGACAGAACAAGTTCTCGCTGCCCGAGCCGCACACCGACTACATCTTCTCCGTGATCGGCGAGGAGTTCGGCGCCATCGCCTGCGCCGCCATCGCCGTGCTGTTCCTCGCCATGATCGTGCGCGTGCTGCTCCAGCTTCTGGAGGAGGACGACCCGTTCGTGTTCCTCGGCGCGGCGGGGCTCATCACGCAGATCGGCGGGCAGGCGATGATCAACATCGGCGTGAACCTGAACCTGCTGCCGTCCAAGGGCATGACGCTGCCGTTCATCAGCCACGGCGGCTCGTCGTTCCTCGCGCTGTCGATGGGCATGGGGCTGCTGCTGGCGCTCACGCGGCGCAACCGCTTCCTCAAGTCCTCGCCCTACGTGCCGCGGGGCCGCACGGCATGA
- the murG gene encoding undecaprenyldiphospho-muramoylpentapeptide beta-N-acetylglucosaminyltransferase yields MSGRHFYVAAGGTGGHMMPAHALAEELIARGHTVSLITDARGARLEGILTKGPRHVIEASTLGKNPLKWPGAWMKIRAGRRAVARLIEEDSPAVVIGFGGYPVLPAMLAAQKAGVPTIIHEQNAVLGRVNRLVAGKADVIATSFPDTGRVKPDHAEKVALVGNPVREAIAEIGRQAYPALETDGIFHVLVTGGSLGASVFGEVVPSALGQLDASLRHRLQVMQQCRAEDIEQVRAEYRRLEIPADLSTFIDDMPSAMAWAHLVIARAGASTVSELCAAGRPAILVPLPIATDDHQAANTREVVAAGGARMMRQSGFKPAELARQIEAMALQPGALANAARRALSVGRPNASRALADLALRLAGVPLALETPETGASA; encoded by the coding sequence ATGAGCGGGCGGCACTTCTACGTCGCGGCGGGCGGCACCGGCGGGCACATGATGCCCGCGCACGCGCTTGCCGAGGAACTGATCGCGCGCGGCCACACGGTGTCGCTGATCACCGACGCGCGCGGCGCGCGGTTGGAGGGGATTCTCACGAAGGGGCCGCGGCACGTCATCGAGGCGTCGACGCTGGGCAAGAATCCGCTGAAATGGCCGGGTGCGTGGATGAAGATCCGCGCCGGGCGGCGGGCGGTGGCGCGGCTCATCGAGGAGGATTCTCCCGCCGTGGTGATCGGCTTCGGCGGCTATCCCGTGCTCCCCGCGATGCTGGCCGCGCAGAAGGCGGGCGTGCCGACGATCATCCACGAGCAGAACGCCGTGCTCGGGCGCGTGAACCGGCTCGTCGCGGGCAAGGCGGACGTGATCGCGACCTCGTTCCCGGATACCGGGCGGGTGAAGCCGGACCATGCCGAGAAGGTCGCGCTCGTCGGCAACCCGGTGCGCGAGGCGATCGCGGAGATCGGCAGGCAGGCGTATCCCGCGCTGGAGACGGACGGCATCTTCCACGTGCTGGTGACGGGCGGCAGCCTCGGCGCGAGCGTCTTCGGCGAGGTGGTGCCCTCGGCGCTCGGCCAGCTCGACGCGAGCCTCCGCCACCGCCTGCAGGTGATGCAGCAGTGCCGCGCCGAGGACATCGAGCAGGTGCGCGCCGAATACCGCCGGCTCGAAATCCCCGCCGACCTTTCGACCTTCATCGACGACATGCCGTCCGCGATGGCGTGGGCGCATCTCGTCATCGCGCGCGCCGGGGCCTCGACGGTGAGCGAGCTTTGCGCGGCGGGGCGCCCGGCGATCCTCGTGCCGCTGCCCATCGCGACCGACGACCACCAGGCCGCGAACACGCGCGAGGTGGTCGCGGCGGGCGGCGCGCGCATGATGCGGCAAAGCGGCTTCAAGCCGGCGGAACTCGCCCGGCAGATCGAGGCGATGGCGCTGCAACCGGGCGCGCTCGCCAACGCGGCGCGGCGCGCCCTCTCCGTGGGCCGGCCGAACGCATCGCGGGCGCTCGCCGACCTTGCCCTGCGGCTCGCCGGTGTGCCATTGGCCCTCGAAACCCCTGAGACCGGAGCCAGCGCATGA